GGAACGCCCCGACTCCCTAGTTCTCGTCGCTCTCCCCGGCGCTCCCCTCGGCCTGTTCGGCGGATTCCGCCGTCATGGCCTCGGACAGCTCCGCCACCATCATGTCTTCCGCCTGGTGGCGCTGACGGCGGCGATCCTTGTGGTAGGCCAGGCCCGATCCGGCCGGGATCAGGCGCCCCACAATCACGTTTTCCTTCAGACCGCGCAGGTCGTCACGGGCACCGCGCACGGCGGCTTCGGTGAGCACCCGGGTGGTCTCCTGGAAGGAGGCCGCGGAGATGAAGGACTCGGTAGCCAGGGAGGCCTTGGTGATGCCGAGCAGGATTCGGTCGAACTTGGCCGGAACCTTGCCCTCCTTCTCCAGCTCTTCATTCACCTCCAGAACACGGGACTCCTCGGCCTGCTCGCCACGCAGATAGCGGCTGTCACCCGGCTCGGTGATCTCCACCTTGCGCAGCATCTGGCGAACGATCACCTCAATGTGCTTGTCGTTGATCTTCACCCCCTGAAGGCGATAGACGTCCTGGATCTCCTGCACCAGGTAGTTGGTGAGCTCCTTGGAGCCCAGCAGGCGCAGGATATCGTGGGGGTTCGGCTCGCCGTCGGCGACCACTTCGCCGCGGGTCACGTGCTCACCCTCGAACACGTTGATCTGACGCCATTTCGGGATCAGCAGCTCGTGGCTCTCACCCTCTTCGTCCGTGATGACCAGGCGGTTCTTGCCCTTGGTCTCCTTGCCAAAGGAGACCGTGCCGGTGTACTCGGCCAGGATGGAGGCCTCCTTGGGCCGGCGGGCCTCGAACAGGTCGGCCACCCGGGGCAGACCACCGGTGATATCACGGGTCTTGCCGGATTCCTGGGGAATACGGGCCAGCACATCACCCACGTCCACCTGGGCACCGTCTTCCACACTCACGATGGCGCCGCCCGGCAGCACATAGGCCGCGGGGATGTCGGTGCCCGGAATATTGACGGTCTTGCCCTTCTCGTCCACCAGCTTGATCATCGGGCGCAGATCCTTGGCCTGGGAGCTGCGCTGCTTGGGATCAATGATGACCGTGCTGCTCAGACCGGTGATTTCGTCGGTCTCACGGTTCACCGTCATGCCCTCGATGAAGTCGCTGAAGACCAGCTTGCCCTTCACCTCGGTGACAATCGGGTGGGTGTGGGGATCCCACTCGGCCACGATCTGGCCAGCCTTGACCTCGGCACCGTCCTGCACCATAAGAGCCGCACCGTAGGGAATCTTGTAGCGCTCGCGCTCGCGGCCGTAATCATCGGCCACGGCGATTTCGCCGGAGCGGGAGATGGCCACCAGATGCCCGTCGCGGTGCTGGACCGACTTGACGTTTTCGAGACGGACGGAACCGTCACCCTTCACTTCCACGTTGCTCACGGCAACGGAGCGAGAGGCAGCACCACCGATGTGGAAGGTCCGCATGGTGAGCTGGGTACCCGGCTCACCGATGGACTGGGCCGCGATCACGCCCACGGCCTCACCCTCGTTGACCTCATGGCCACGGGCCAGGTCACGACCGTAGCATTTGGCGCAGACACCGTAACGGGTGTCACAGGTCACCGGCGAACGAACCAGGACGGAATCCACACCCATGTTTTCGAGCATCTCGACCTTCTTCTCGTCGAGCATCTCGTTGCGATCAAAGAGGATGTCGTCCGAGCCCGGCTTGTAAACCGGCGCGGCCAGGTTGCGGCCCAATACCCGCTCCTTGAGCGACTCGACCACGTCCCCGCCCTCAACGATGGGACGCATTTCCAGACCATCCTCGGTGCCACAGTCCTCGTCCACCACGACCATGTCCTGGGAGACATCCACCAGGCGACGGGTCAGGTAACCGGAGTTGGCGGTCTTCAGAGCGGTATCCGCCAGACCCTTACGGGCACCGTGAGTGGAAATGAAGTACTGAAGCACGTTCAGGCCTTCACGGAAGTTGGCCGTAATGGGCGTTTCGATGATGCTGCCGTCCGGCTTGGCCATCAGGCCACGCATGCCGGCCAGCTGACGAATCTGCGCGGCGGAACCACGGGCGCCGGAATCGGCCATCATGTAGATGGAATTGAAGGATTCCTGCTTGACCGTCTTGCCCTCGGCATCGGTCACGTCTTCCTTGCCAAGCTGATCCATCATCACCTTGGCCACCTGCTCGTTGGTGCGGGACCAGATGTCGACCACCTTGTTGTAGCGCTCGCCCTGGGTGACGAGACCGGAGGCGTACTGGTCCTCGATCTCCTTCACCTCGGCCTCGGCGCGGGCCAGGATTTCTTCCTTCTCCGGCGGCACCACCATGTCGTCGGCACCGATGGAAACACCGGCGCGGGTGGCATAGCTGAAGCCGATGTACATGACCTGGTCGGCGAAGACCACGGTCTCCTTGAGACCCACTTCGCGGTAGCAGGCATTGATGATGGCGGAGATCGCCTTCTTGTCCAGCGCCTTGTTCAGTAGCTCGAAGGGCAGGCCTTCGGGCAGCACTTCGGAAAGCAGGGAACGACCCACGGTGGTCTCCAGCAGGCGCAGGCGCTTGACCAGACTGCCGTCCTTCTGGCGCTCGTAGTCCGGCACCCGAACCTTCACCTTGGCCTGCAGATCCACCTGACCACTGTGGTAGGCACGATGGACTTCGGCCACATCGGTGAAGACCATGCCTTCGCCACGGGCGTTCACCCGGGAACGGGTCATGTAGTACAGGCCCAGCACCACGTCCTGGGACGGGTTGATGATGGGCTCGCCGGAAGCCGGCGACAGAATGTTGTTGGACGCCATCATAAGGGCACGGGCTTCCAGCTGGGCTTCCAGGGAAAGCGGCACGTGCACGGCCATCTGGTCACCGTCAAAGTCGGCGTTGTAGGCGGTACAGACCAGCGGATGCAGCTGGATGGCCTTGCCTTCAATCAGCACGGGCTCGAAAGCCTGGATGCCGAGACGGTGGAGCGTGGGTGCGCGGTTCAGCATCACCGGATGCTCGCGAATCACCTCTTCCAGGATGTCCCAGACCTCGGGACCTTCCTTTTCCACCATCTTCTTGGCGGCCTTGATGGTCGTGGCCATGCCCCGCAGCTGCAGCTTGGAGAAGATGAAGGGCTTGAACAGTTCAAGCGCCATCTTCTTCGGAATACCGCACTGATGCAGCTTGAGCGTCGGACCCACCACGATCACGGAACGACCGGAGTAGTCCACGCGCTTGCCCAGCAGGTTCTGCCGGAAACGGCCCTGCTTGCCCTTGATCATGTCCGCCAGGGACTTGAGCGGGCGCTTGTTGGAGCCGGTGATGGCACGACCACGACGACCGTTGTCCAGCAGGGCGTCCACGGATTCCTGCAACATGCGCTTTTCGTTGCGCACGATGATGTCCGGGGCGTTGAGCTCCAGCAGGCGCTTGAGGCGGTTGTTGCGGTTGATGACCCGACGGTACAGATCGTTCAGGTCGGAGGTGGCAAAACGGCCACCGTCCAGGGGCACCAGCGGACGCAGATCCGGCGGCAGCACCGGCAGCACCTCCATCACCATCCACTCCGGCTTGTTGCCGGACTCGTGGAAGGACTCCATGATCTTCAGGCGCTTGGACAGGCGCTTGATCTTGGACTCGGAGTTGGTGCCCTCGATCTCTTCACGCAGGGTGCGGATTTCCGCTTCCAGATCGATGGACTTGAGCATTTCGGCAACGGCCTCGGCGCCCATGCGGGCATCGAAATCGTCACCGTGCTCTTCAATGGCTTCCAGATAGGCCTCGTCGGACAAAAGCTGACCGCGCTCCAGCGGGGTCATGCCCGGATCGATGACCACGAAGGCCTCGAAATAGAGCACCCGCTCGATTTCACGCAGGGTCATGTCCAGCATCAGGCCGATGCGGGACGGCAGCGACTTGAGGAACCAGATGTGCGCCACCGGGCTGGCCAGTTCGATGTGGGCCATGCGGTCACGACGCACCTTGGACAGGGTCACTTCCACGCCGCACTTCTCGCACACCACGCCACGATGCTTGAGGCGCTTGTACTTGCCGCAAAGGCACTCGTAGTCCTTCACGGGCCCGAAGATCTTGGCGCAGAACAGGCCATCACGTTCGGGCTTGAAGGTCCGGTAGTTGATGGTCTCCGGCTTCTTCACTTCGCCATAGGACCAGGACCGGATCATGTCGGGTGAGGCCAGCGCAATGCGAATGGCATCGAAGTCCTCGACCTGACCTTGTTGCTTAAGCAGTCTCAGTAGATCTTTCATGCTGTCTCCCGCCTCTATACAGGCTCGAGCTCTGAATCCGTGAACCGATGATCAGTCGCTGATCTCAGTCCTGCTCCAGTTCGATGTTGATGCCAAGGGACCGGATCTCCTTGACCAGCACATTGAAGGACTCGGGCATGCCGGCCTCCATGCGGTGATCACCATCCACGATGTTCTTGTACATCTTGGTCCGGCCGTTCACGTCATCCGACTTCACGGTAAGCATCTCCTGGAGGGTATAGGCCGCCCCGTAGGCTTCCAGGGCCCAGACCTCCATCTCACCGAAGCGCTGGCCACCGAACTGGGCCTTGCCGCCCAGCGGCTGCTGGGTCACCAGGCTGTAGGGGCCGGTGGAACGGGCGTGCATCTTGTCGTCGGCCAGATGGTTCAGCTTGAGCATGTACATGTAGCCAACGGTGATTGGCCGATCAAAGCTGTCGCCGGTGCGGCCGTCGTACAGAGTGGCCTGACCACTCTCCGGCAGCTCGGCCAGCTTGAGCAGATCCTTGATCTCACGTTCGTTGGCACCATCGAACACGGGCGTACCCATGGGCACACCGTCCACCAGGTTGCGGCTCAGCTCGAGCACCTCTTCATCACTGAGGCTCTTGAGATCCACCGTCTGACCGGAGGCGTTGTAGATCTTGTCAAGGAAGTCGCGCAGCTCCTTGACCTTGGCCTGCCGCTCCAGCATTTCGCCGATGCGCTCACCAAGACCCTTGGCCGCCCAGCCCAGATGGGTTTCCAGGATCTGGCCGATGTTCATTCGAGACGGCACGCCCAGCGGCGACAGCACCACATCAATGGGCTCGCCACGCTCGTCGTAGGGCATGTCTTCCACCGGCACGATCATGGAGACCACACCCTTGTTACCGTGACGGCCGGCCATCTTGTCACCCGGCTGGAAGCGGCGCTTCACAGCCAGATAGATCTTGACCATCTTGAGGACACCCGGGGCCAGGTCGTCACCCGCGGTGATCTTGCGCTTCTTGTCCTCGAAGTAGCGATCAAACTCCTCGTTCTGCTCCTTCAGACGCTGCGCCATGCGCTCCAGCTGGGCGTTGGCGTCATCGTTGCGCAGGCGGATCTCGAACCACTTCTCCTGGGGCACGTCCTGCAGGTAGCTGGCGGTGATCTTGGCACCCGCCTTCAGGCCCTTGGGACCGCCCTCGGCCACCTTGCCGGTGAGCAGCTTCTCCACGCGGGAGAAGATGTCGTTCTCGAGAATACGGCGGCGGTCACGAATGTCCTTGCGGACCGCTTCCAGCTCGGACTGCTCGATGGACAGGGCACGCTCATCCTTCTCGACGCCATCCCGGGTGAACACCCGCACGTCGATGACCGTGCCGTCCATGCCGGAAGGCACACGCAGGGAAGTGTCCTTCACGTCCGAGGCCTTCTCCCCGAAGATTGCCCTCAGCAGCTTCTCTTCCGGCGTCAGCTGGGTCTCGCCCTTGGGCGTGACCTTGCCGACGAGGATGTCGCCGGAGCGCACTTCCGCACCGATATACGCAATACCGGACTCATCCAGCTTGGCCAGGGCGGACTCGCTCACATTGGGAATATCACTGGTGATTTCCTCGGTACCCAGCTTGGTATCCCGAGCCACACAGGTGAGTTCCTCGATGTGAACCGTGGTGAAACGATCTTCCTGCACCACGCGCTCGGAGATGAGGATGGAATCCTCGAAGTTATAACCATGCCAGGGCATGAAGGCCACGCGGAAATTCTGCCCCAGGGCCAGCTCACCCATGTCGGTGGAGGCACCGTCGGCAAGAATGTCGCCCCGGGCAATCACATTGCCCTGCTGCACCAGCGGACGCTGGTTGTAGCAGGTGTTCTGGTTGGACCGGGTGTACTTGGTCAGGTTGTAGATGTCGACACCGGCCTCATCATCACCGGCCTCGTCATCATTGACCCGCACCACGATGCGGCTGGCGTCCACATAATCCACGGTGCCACCGCGACGGGCCACCACGCAGACACCCGAATCACGGGCCACCAGACGTTCCATGCCGGTACCGACCAGCGGCTTCTGGGTCTTGAGGTTCGGCACCGCCTGGCGCTGCATGTTGGAACCCATGAGGGCGCGGTTGGCGTCATCGTGCTCCAGGAAGGGCAGCAGCGCCGCGGCCACGGAAACGGTCTGTTTCGGCGACACGTCCATGTATTCCACGCGATCCGGCGTGGACATGCTGAACTCGCCCTGGTGACGACAGGAAATCAGGTCGTCGACGAAACGGTTCTGCTTGTCCAGACGGGCGTTGGCCTGGGCGATCACGTAACGGCCTTCTTCGATGGCGGACAGGTATTCCACCTTGTCGCTGACCTTGCCGTTCTCCACCTTGCGGTAGGGCGTCTCCAGGAAGCCGTACTGGTTGGTGCGGGCGTAGACGGACAGGGAGTTGATCAGACCGATGTTCGGGCCTTCCGGCGTTTCAATCGGGCAAACCCGGCCGTAATGAGTCGGGTGCACGTCACGGACTTCAAAGCCGGCGCGCTCACGGGTCAGACCACCCGGACCGAGAGCGGAGACGCGGCGCTTATGCGTCACCTCGGAGAGGGGGTTGTTCTGATCCATGAACTGGGACAGCTGGCTGGAGCCGAAGAACTCCTTCACGGCCGCCGCCACCGGTTTGGCGTTGATCAACTCCTGGGGCATCAGCCCCTCGGAGTCCGCCAGGGCCAGGCGTTCGCGAACGGCACGCTCCACACGCACCAGGCCAATGCGGAAGGCGTTCTCGGCCATTTCGCCCACGCTGCGCACGCGACGGTTGCCCAGATGGTCGATGTCGTCGGTGGAACCGTTGCCGTTGCGGATGTCAATCAGAACACGCAGTACATCCAGGATGTCGGATTCGTCACCCTGGGACGCCAGCAGCGCCTTGGCGGCATCGGTACCGAGGCTCTCGAAATAGGTCTTGTCATAGAGCACACCCGGCCCCGTCTCCTGATCACGCATGAGGCGGCGGTTGAACTTCATGCGACCGACCGGTGACAGGTCATAGCGGTCGTCGGTGAAGAACAGGTTGTGGAAGAGATTCTCGGCCGCGTCCTTGGTCGGCGGCTCACCGGGACGCATCATGCGATAGATCTCCACCAGGGCCTCAAGCTGGGTCCGGGTGGGATCGATGCGCAGGGTGTTGGAAATATAGGGGCCGTGATCCAGATCGTTGACGTAGAGGGTCTGGATTTCCTTGACGCCGGCCTCGATCAGCTTCTCGGCCAGTTCGGCGGTGAGCTCGTCGTTGGCCTTGGCCAGCAGCTCACCGGTATCCGGCTCCACCACGTCAGACGCCAGAATCTTGCCTTCCAGGTAACTCTGGGGCACGACCAGGGACTTCACACCCGCCTTCTCGAGCTCGCGGATGTGGCGGGCGGTTACACGACGACCCTGCTCGACAACCACCTTGCCCTTGGCCTTGATATCGAAAGCCGCGGTTTCACCACGCAGCCGCTCGGGCACCAGGTCCAGCTTTACCTCGCCCTTGGCAAAGACGAAACGGTTGTTCTCGAAGAAGATATCCAGGATCTGCTGGTCGTTGTAACCCAGAGCACGCAGCAGAATGGTCGCCGGCAGCTTGCGGCGACGGTCGATGCGCACGAAGATCGAATCCTTGGGATCGAATTCGAAGTCCAGCCAGGAACCACGATAGGGGATGACCCGGGCGGAATAGAGCACCTTGCCCGAGGAATGCGTCTTGCCCT
The genomic region above belongs to Natronospira bacteriovora and contains:
- the rpoC gene encoding DNA-directed RNA polymerase subunit beta', with protein sequence MKDLLRLLKQQGQVEDFDAIRIALASPDMIRSWSYGEVKKPETINYRTFKPERDGLFCAKIFGPVKDYECLCGKYKRLKHRGVVCEKCGVEVTLSKVRRDRMAHIELASPVAHIWFLKSLPSRIGLMLDMTLREIERVLYFEAFVVIDPGMTPLERGQLLSDEAYLEAIEEHGDDFDARMGAEAVAEMLKSIDLEAEIRTLREEIEGTNSESKIKRLSKRLKIMESFHESGNKPEWMVMEVLPVLPPDLRPLVPLDGGRFATSDLNDLYRRVINRNNRLKRLLELNAPDIIVRNEKRMLQESVDALLDNGRRGRAITGSNKRPLKSLADMIKGKQGRFRQNLLGKRVDYSGRSVIVVGPTLKLHQCGIPKKMALELFKPFIFSKLQLRGMATTIKAAKKMVEKEGPEVWDILEEVIREHPVMLNRAPTLHRLGIQAFEPVLIEGKAIQLHPLVCTAYNADFDGDQMAVHVPLSLEAQLEARALMMASNNILSPASGEPIINPSQDVVLGLYYMTRSRVNARGEGMVFTDVAEVHRAYHSGQVDLQAKVKVRVPDYERQKDGSLVKRLRLLETTVGRSLLSEVLPEGLPFELLNKALDKKAISAIINACYREVGLKETVVFADQVMYIGFSYATRAGVSIGADDMVVPPEKEEILARAEAEVKEIEDQYASGLVTQGERYNKVVDIWSRTNEQVAKVMMDQLGKEDVTDAEGKTVKQESFNSIYMMADSGARGSAAQIRQLAGMRGLMAKPDGSIIETPITANFREGLNVLQYFISTHGARKGLADTALKTANSGYLTRRLVDVSQDMVVVDEDCGTEDGLEMRPIVEGGDVVESLKERVLGRNLAAPVYKPGSDDILFDRNEMLDEKKVEMLENMGVDSVLVRSPVTCDTRYGVCAKCYGRDLARGHEVNEGEAVGVIAAQSIGEPGTQLTMRTFHIGGAASRSVAVSNVEVKGDGSVRLENVKSVQHRDGHLVAISRSGEIAVADDYGRERERYKIPYGAALMVQDGAEVKAGQIVAEWDPHTHPIVTEVKGKLVFSDFIEGMTVNRETDEITGLSSTVIIDPKQRSSQAKDLRPMIKLVDEKGKTVNIPGTDIPAAYVLPGGAIVSVEDGAQVDVGDVLARIPQESGKTRDITGGLPRVADLFEARRPKEASILAEYTGTVSFGKETKGKNRLVITDEEGESHELLIPKWRQINVFEGEHVTRGEVVADGEPNPHDILRLLGSKELTNYLVQEIQDVYRLQGVKINDKHIEVIVRQMLRKVEITEPGDSRYLRGEQAEESRVLEVNEELEKEGKVPAKFDRILLGITKASLATESFISAASFQETTRVLTEAAVRGARDDLRGLKENVIVGRLIPAGSGLAYHKDRRRQRHQAEDMMVAELSEAMTAESAEQAEGSAGESDEN
- the rpoB gene encoding DNA-directed RNA polymerase subunit beta gives rise to the protein MAYSFTEKKRIRKDFAKSPAVLEAPFLLQTQLDSFRQFLQLERKAADRQEQGLQGAFRSVFPITSYSGNAALEYVNYRLGDPVFDVNECKLRGMTYAAPLRVLVRLVIYDKDAPASKPRVKDVREQEVYMGEMPLMTDTGTFVINGTERVIVNQLHRSPGVFFDHDKGKTHSSGKVLYSARVIPYRGSWLDFEFDPKDSIFVRIDRRRKLPATILLRALGYNDQQILDIFFENNRFVFAKGEVKLDLVPERLRGETAAFDIKAKGKVVVEQGRRVTARHIRELEKAGVKSLVVPQSYLEGKILASDVVEPDTGELLAKANDELTAELAEKLIEAGVKEIQTLYVNDLDHGPYISNTLRIDPTRTQLEALVEIYRMMRPGEPPTKDAAENLFHNLFFTDDRYDLSPVGRMKFNRRLMRDQETGPGVLYDKTYFESLGTDAAKALLASQGDESDILDVLRVLIDIRNGNGSTDDIDHLGNRRVRSVGEMAENAFRIGLVRVERAVRERLALADSEGLMPQELINAKPVAAAVKEFFGSSQLSQFMDQNNPLSEVTHKRRVSALGPGGLTRERAGFEVRDVHPTHYGRVCPIETPEGPNIGLINSLSVYARTNQYGFLETPYRKVENGKVSDKVEYLSAIEEGRYVIAQANARLDKQNRFVDDLISCRHQGEFSMSTPDRVEYMDVSPKQTVSVAAALLPFLEHDDANRALMGSNMQRQAVPNLKTQKPLVGTGMERLVARDSGVCVVARRGGTVDYVDASRIVVRVNDDEAGDDEAGVDIYNLTKYTRSNQNTCYNQRPLVQQGNVIARGDILADGASTDMGELALGQNFRVAFMPWHGYNFEDSILISERVVQEDRFTTVHIEELTCVARDTKLGTEEITSDIPNVSESALAKLDESGIAYIGAEVRSGDILVGKVTPKGETQLTPEEKLLRAIFGEKASDVKDTSLRVPSGMDGTVIDVRVFTRDGVEKDERALSIEQSELEAVRKDIRDRRRILENDIFSRVEKLLTGKVAEGGPKGLKAGAKITASYLQDVPQEKWFEIRLRNDDANAQLERMAQRLKEQNEEFDRYFEDKKRKITAGDDLAPGVLKMVKIYLAVKRRFQPGDKMAGRHGNKGVVSMIVPVEDMPYDERGEPIDVVLSPLGVPSRMNIGQILETHLGWAAKGLGERIGEMLERQAKVKELRDFLDKIYNASGQTVDLKSLSDEEVLELSRNLVDGVPMGTPVFDGANEREIKDLLKLAELPESGQATLYDGRTGDSFDRPITVGYMYMLKLNHLADDKMHARSTGPYSLVTQQPLGGKAQFGGQRFGEMEVWALEAYGAAYTLQEMLTVKSDDVNGRTKMYKNIVDGDHRMEAGMPESFNVLVKEIRSLGINIELEQD